Proteins encoded together in one Benincasa hispida cultivar B227 chromosome 1, ASM972705v1, whole genome shotgun sequence window:
- the LOC120090934 gene encoding protein TOO MANY MOUTHS, translated as MATFIQFPHLLTVLTLLHFPSLSASFTVIMSDSGAPSALVDGPQSGFSLHNAVVRTDPAEQSAVYDIMSATGNHWATQIPDVCGGRWHGIECMPDNHNLFHIVSLSFGSLSDDTAFPTCDPTRSIISPSLTKLPHLRTLFFYRCFSDNPQLIPSFLGQLGPSLQTLVLRENGLIGPIPTELTNLTRLRVLDLHGNNLNGSVPVGLNRLLGLRSLDLSRNKLTGPIPSLGLSNLRILDASQNLLTDSIPIGIATCQSLVKLDLSRNRLTGVIPKSISGLKDLVLLDLSYNQISSPLPTSFQLLSSLEVLILKGNPMDCVISSDLFDGMMGLMTLILSNMGFHGPIPGSLGRLPNLRVLHLDGNHFNGSIPSNFEGLRNLSDLRLNDNALTGPIPLQKDMIWRMKRKLKLYNNSGLCYNSKGGAVDVSGSPYNIGIGPCNTP; from the coding sequence ATGGCGACCTTCATTCAATTCCCCCATCTCCTAACTGTCTTAACCCTTCTTCACTTCCCTTCCCTCTCCGCCTCCTTCACCGTCATCATGTCCGACTCCGGCGCCCCCTCCGCCCTCGTCGACGGCCCCCAATCCGGCTTCTCCCTTCACAATGCCGTCGTCCGTACCGACCCCGCCGAGCAATCCGCTGTCTACGACATCATGTCCGCCACCGGCAACCACTGGGCCACCCAAATCCCCGACGTCTGCGGCGGCCGTTGGCACGGCATTGAATGTATGCCCGATAACCACAATCTCTTCCACATCGTATCTCTCTCATTCGGTTCACTCTCCGACGACACCGCTTTTCCGACGTGCGACCCGACCCGGTCCATAATTTCCCCTTCCCTCACTAAACTCCCCCACCTTCGAACGCTATTCTTCTACCGTTGCTTCTCTGATAATCCCCAATTGATCCCTTCGTTTTTAGGGCAGTTGGGTCCTTCCTTACAGACGTTGGTCCTTAGAGAGAATGGTCTTATAGGCCCCATTCCAACTGAATTGACCAATTTGACCCGGCTCAGGGTTCTTGATCTTCATGGGAATAACTTAAACGGGTCGGTCCCGGTTGGGTTGAACCGGTTACTCGGTTTGAGGTCGTTGGATTTGAGTCGGAATAAGTTGACCGGTCCGATCCCGAGTTTGGGGTTATCTAATTTGAGAATACTTGACGCAAGTCAGAATCTTCTGACAGATTCGATTCCGATTGGAATTGCCACGTGTCAATCTCtcgttaaattggatttaagtCGTAATCGTTTAACCGGGGTAATTCCAAAATCCATTAGTGGACTTAAAGATCTTGTTCTTTTGGACTTGAGCTATAACCAAATCTCCAGCCCACTTCCGACGTCGTTTCAGCTTTTGAGCTCTTTagaagttttgattttgaaaggaAATCCAATGGATTGTGTTATTTCTAGTGATTTATTTGATGGTATGATGGGTTTGATGACATTGATTCTTTCTAATATGGGCTTTCACGGCCCAATTCCTGGATCTTTGGGCCGGTTGCCCAATCTTAGAGTCCTTCATCTTGATGGCAACCACTTCAATGGCTCAATCCCCTCAAACTTTGAAGGCTTGAGAAACCTTAGTGATTTGAGGCTCAATGATAATGCATTGACTGGACCAATTCCATTGCAGAAGGATATGATTTGGAGAATGAAGCGAAAGCTTAAACTATACAATAACTCAGGGTTGTGTTACAACTCTAAGGGTGGAGCTGTCGATGTCTCGGGTTCGCCTTATAATATTGGTATTGGCCCGTGTAACACCCCTTGA